The sequence below is a genomic window from Flavobacterium sediminilitoris.
TTCATACAACTTACGGACTAGGAGTGAGTAACGAAATAAAAGCAGATTTAGGAGAACAAAAAAATAAGCTCCGTTTTGAGCTAATGAAAGAAGAAAATGAAGAATATTTAGAAGCTGTAGAAAATAATGATATTATTGAAATAGCAGATGCGCTTGGAGATATGCTATATATTTTATGTGGAACAATATTAGAACATGGATTACAACATAAAATTGAAGAAGTATTTGATGAAATTCAAAGAAGCAATATGAGTAAATTAGGCGAAGATGGAAAACCTATTTATAGAGAAGATGGAAAAGTAATGAAAGGACCTAATTACTTTAAACCTAATTTTGAAGTGATATTAAAATAACTATTCGAAGTTATATACAAAAAGCGATTTTCAGGTTGAAAATCGCTTTTTGTATATTTAATCTTGTAAAGTTTAAATCTTAACAGTCCATCCAAAAGTATCTTCTGCTACTTTATATTGAATATTAGTTAGTTTCTCTTTTAAATCAAGTGCAAATGATTTTTCTATTTTTGGCAATTCAAAATAGTCTTCTTTATACGAAAACCCAACAATTGGATTAATCACAGCGGCTGTTCCTGCTCCAAATATTTCTTTTAAAGTTCCATTTTTAGCAGCATCAATTAATTCATCAACTAAAACAGGTCGAACATCCACGTTGATATTTTCTCTTTTTGCTAGTTCAATAATACTTTTACGGGTTATTCCATCAAGAATTCTTTCACTAGTAGGAGCAGTATATAAAGTATCATTAATTCTAAAGAAAACATTCATTGTACCCGCTTCTTCAAGTTTAGTATGAGTAGCATCGTCAGTCCAAATGATCTGTTGATATCCTTTTTCATTGGCTAATTTAGTAGGGTAAAATTGTGCCGAATAATTTCCAGCAGCTTTTGCAGCACCTATTCCTCCATTTGCAGCTCTACTAAAGTGTTCTGCAATTAATACTTTAACTTCTCCAGAATAGTAAGATTTTGCTGGAGATAATATAATCATGAATCTATAGAAAACGGCAGGAGCAGCAACAACACCTTTCCCAGTTGCTATCATAAATGGTCTTATGTATAGCGAATTTCCATTTCCTTTTTTAACCCAGTTTTTTTCAATCTCAAGTAAACGTTTTAATCCTCCCATGAATACATCTTCAGGAACTTCAGGCATAGCCATCCTTGTTGCACTTTTATTAAAACGCTCAAAATTTTGATCTGGACGGAAAAGCCAAACATCATCACGTTCATCTTTATATGCTTTCATTCCTTCAAAAATAGCTTGTCCATAGTGAAAAACTTTTGCAGATGGATCAATTGTAAAAGGAGCATAAGGTTGAATTACTGGTTTTTGCCATACACCATTTTCATAATCACAAATCAACATGTGGTCTGTAAATGTGTTTCCAAAAGTTAAATTCTCAAAATCTACTTCGTTTATTTTTGATATAGAAGCTAAATTAATATCTATATTTTCTAAAGTTTTAATATCCATTATAAATTGTTATGTGTCTTGTTTTTTTAAAATATATTAGTAGAAAAGCCTTTTGTTAAATTTTCGTTGCAAATTTAGTAAAAAAATGCACTCTTTTTTAGAGATAGTTAAAAAAATAAAATTCATATTATTAACAAAAACAGAGCTTTTTTAAACAATTTATTTATTTTTGTGTCTAATCAATTAAATAAAAAATATTCATGAAAAAAATAGTATGTTTTATCGCTTTCGCTTTTTTAATTATAAGTTGCCAAGACAAGAAAGATATTAATACAGCAAAAGAAATTGTAGAGAATCAGATTAGTTATGCAACATTTGGAGATTCTATTGCTGCGGATGGAGCAATTTCTAAAGAAGAAATGCTTGAAAAATTCAAAACATTAAAAGAAGGAGATACAATTGATGTTAAATTCTCTTCAAAAATAGAAGAAGTTTGTCAAAAGAAAGGATGTTGGATGAAATTAAACTTAGCAGATGATAATAGTACTTTTGTAAAATTTAAAGATTATGCATTCTTCGTTCCAAAAAATGCTCAAGAAAAAGAAGCAATAGTAAATGGAAAGGCTTTTGTTAGTGTAGAGAGTGTTGATGATTTAAAACATTATGCAAAAGATGCAGGGAAATCTCAAGAAGCAATAGACAGCATTACTGAACCAAAAGTGAGATATTCATTTATGGCTGATGGTGTTTTAATTGTTAAATAATGAGAGTTTTTTTACTTTCATTTTTGTTTTTTTTATCATGTAATAATAAGGAAAACACATCAGAATCATGTACTACTACTTCAAACGCAAAAGTGAATGAAGATGGTTTTGAAATGTATGAAATGTCAGAAATGGCAGCATTGATGGAACAAATGTATGTTGATAATCAAAGATTAAAAGATAGAATTATCAAAGGAGATACTATAGGTGAGTTTCCACAACATTTTAAGAAAATTCACAATGCTGTTTTAACAGATGAAACAGATAAAGATTTGTTCTTTAATGAGCAAGCCAAAAAGTTTATTGAAGCTCAGGAATTAATATATAAAGAACCAGAAAAAGCAAAAGAGCATTTTAATACAGGAATTGACGCTTGTATTCAATGTCATCAAGTAAAATGTGGTGGTCCAATTCCAAGAATAAAAAAACTATACATTAAGTAAAAGCATAAAGTTTAAGTTCATTCTTAAACTTTTTTAATTTTAATAAACTGTTAAAATTGTGAAAAGAGAAATTATAATAACAAAAGATGGTTCTACAACAATTCACTTACCAGATTGGAATGAAACATATCATTCAAAATTTGGAGCAATTCAAGAAGCAGAACATGTTTTTATCAAAAATGGATTAGATTTATTTAAAGAAAGCAATATTTCAATATTAGAAATAGGATTTGGTACAGGTTTAAATGCATTTATTACATTGCTTGAAGCAGAAAAAAGAAAACAAATTATAAATTATGTTGGAGTAGAGGCTTATCCTGTTCTAAATGAAGAAATAAAGTCTTTAAATTATTCAAAAGAACTAAAGGTCGAAGAGAAACAAGAATTATTTATAAAGCTTCACGAAACAGAATGGGAAAAGGAAAATTTGATTACAAAAAACTTTCTATTAAAGAAAAGAAAGCAATTTTTTGATAAAATTGATGACGTAGATACTTTTGACTTAATTTATTTTGATGCATTTGGATTTAGAGTACAACCAGAACTTTGGAGTGAGGAAATCTTTGATAAAATGTATAAGGCATTAAAAAAAGGAGGTGTTTTGGTAACTTATGCTTGTAGAAGTTCTATTAAAAACGCAATGCTTTCTGTTGGGTTTACTATTGAAAAGCTACCTGGTGCTCCTGGAAAAAGAGAAATGCTTCGAGCAAAAAAATAATTTTTATAAAAGTTAGTTCTAATCATAATTATAGGCGCGAAAAGATTTTTACTATTTAATAATACATTGTTAATATAGAGAATTAATAATTTATGTATTATTTAAGGCTTAGTTTCTATTGTTTTCTAATAATAAATTTAGCATTATTTTCACATTTTAAGATGGCAATAGTCGTAAAAAATGACTATTTTTACAATATGTTCTTATCACTAGTATAATCATAATATTATTAATTAGTATGCCTAGATCTATGTATTCTTATTCAAAATCTATACTCGAAAGAGTAAGTTTTGACCCATTGCTTTTTTGTAAAGAAGTTGAAAAAGCAATAAAAGTTTTACTGCCTTATGAAGTTGACCAACTAAGAAACTGGCTATTGAAATTCACAGAAGAAAAGCCAGAATTAAGACAATGTTTAATTTATATTAATCAATAAAAAACAAAAGGAGCAAATGCTCCTTTTATTTTTTTGATTTAGGACTAATTATTTCTACATCATGAAATGCTATTGCCCCTCTTACAACACCAGATATTGTATCTCGTAGAGCATTGATAATATGAATTTTTAATTCATTTTTAGGATAAATTAAACTAACTTCTCGCGCTGGTTTTGGATTTGAAAAATGTTTAAGTTTTAACTTGTTTTTTTCATTTAAATCTAAAGTATGTAAATACGGAAGTAGAGTAGTTCCTAAACCTTCATCAGCTAATTTTATTAATGTTTCAAAACTACCGCTCTCCAATTGAAAATGATTATCATTAAAAAATTTATTGTTTTTACAAAGATTTAAAATTCCATTTCTAAAACAATGTCCATCTTGTAATAATAAAATGTTATCCATATCTAAATCACTAATCTCTATTTCCGCTTTTTCAAGCACAGAATGATTGTCAGGAACATAAGCAACAAACGGTTCATAGTATAATACAATCTCTTTTATATTATCTTCTTCAAGAGGTGTTGCAGCAATAGCACAATCTAGATGACCATTTTTCAACTTTTTTATTATATCTTCAGTAGTGTTTTCTTCAATAACAAGATTTACTTTTGGGTATTTTGAAATAAAATTATTTAAAAACATAGGAAGTAAAGTAGGCATTATTGTCGGAATTATACCAACTTTGAATTCACCACCGATATAGCCTTTCTGTTGGTCAACAATATCTTTGATTCTTCCAGCTTCATTTACAATGTTTTTGGCTTGTTTTACGATCTTTTCGCCAATTTCAGTTAATAATATAGGCTTCTTGCTTCTATCAAAAATTAAAATGTCTAATTCATCTTCTAATTTTTGAATTTGCATACTTAATGTTGGCTGCGTTACAAAACATTTCTCTGCTGCAAGAGTAAAATTCTTATGTTCAGCTACGGCTAAAACATAATATAATTGAGTTATAGTCATTCTATCAATATTTTCGATAAAAATATAAAAACTATCAATTTGATTTATATTTAATTCGATTTATTTCTTGTAAATTTGAATAAATAAATAAAAAATCAAATTAAGATTATGAAAACAAATATTTTAGGTTTATCAGTTAAAGATTCAGAAGTATTAATAAACGAATTAAATTTATTATTGTCAAATTTTCAAGTTTATTATCAAAATTTAAGAGGATTACACTGGAATATTAGAGGAAAGCGTTTTTTTGATTTACATGTAAAATTTGAAGAATTTTATAACGATTCGCAGCTTAAAATTGATTTAATTGCAGAGAGAGTATTAACATTAGGAGGAACTCCATTGCATACTTTTTCAGATTATATTTCTAATAGTAAAATTCAAGTAGGAAAAAATATCTCTAAAGATGAAATTGCAGTTCAGTTAGTTATAGATTCATTAGCCGAATTATTAGCAATAGAAAGAGCCATTTTAAATTTATCTGGTGATATGAACGATGAAGGTACAAATTCCATGATGAGTGATTTTATAGCAGAACAAGAAAAAACAATATGGATGTTAAATGCATGGATGGAAGATTCTATATAAACAGAAAAAGATTATAATTTTAAAACGTCATAAATTTTTATGACGTTTTTTTTGGTTTATTTTAAGAAAAAATAAAAATCAACTTATTACCTTTGCACCTGTGAAATTTATAGTTAAAATAGTATTAGGACTTTTCATCATATTTTTAGCAACACCTACAATTGTGACTGCTTTAGATAGTGATGTTAATCTTTCATATTTCTATAATTTAGGAGAAGAAGAAGAAAGTCATAGCACGTTTAATGAAATTAAATTTATACCTTCTATTTTTTCAATTCCATTAAAAATTGACTTTGAAGGATATCAAAGAATTAAATTTTCTATACTTAGTGATCGAAAAGTTAATTCAATAGCTCCAAATATTTTTCTTCCCCCTCCAGAATTAAGATAAATTTCTAGTATGTTTCAGATTTTTTTTGAAGCCAAATTTATTTTAATTTTAAAATCCGTATATGTTTAAATATTTAAAAAACGATATTCCGTCGAGTATTGTTGTTTTCTTTGTGGCTCTTCCGTTGTGTTTAGGAATTGCCTTAGCTAGTGATGCACCACCATTATCTGGTTTAATTTCAGGAATTATTGGAGGTATAATTGTAGGACTTATAAGTAAGTCAAGAATTGGTGTAAGTGGACCAGCAGCAGGTTTAGCTGCAATTGTAGCAAGTGCTATTTCATCTTTAGGTAGTTTTGAATTGTTTTTATCCGCAGTTGTTTTAGCTGGAATTATTCAAATTATATTTGGAATTATAAAAATGGGTGTAATTGGCTACTATTTTCCAGATAGTGTTATTAAAGGAATGCTTACAGGAATTGGTATTATTATCATTTTAAAACAAATCCCTCACTTTTTTGGTTATGATTTAGAAGCAGAAGGAGCAGATAGCTTCTTTTCAAAGTCAGGTGAAAATACTTTTTCTGCGATTCTTCATATAGTTGATAATATTACTTTAGGATCAATGATTATTGGATTTTTAGGATTATTTATTATCTTGTTTTGGGATAATATTTTGTCTAAAAAACATGCCTTTTTTAAAGTAATACAAGGATCTTTAATTGCGGTTTTTGTTGGAACGGTTATTCAAGTTATTTTTAGTACTACTAAAGATTTCTTAATTGAAGGAAAGCATTTAGTACAAGTCCCTATTCCAGATAAAGTTACAGATTTTGTAGATTTTATTAGCTTCCCTGATTTTAGTCAAATTTTCTCAACAGAAGTTTTAGTAATTGCATTCACATTAGCATTAGTTGCCAGTTTAGAAACCTTATTAAGTGTTGAAGCATCTGATAAATTAGATCCAGAAAAGAATATAACACCAACTAATAGAGAATTATTTGCTCAAGGTATTGGAAATATTGCTTCAGGATTAATAGGTGGATTACCTATAACACAAGTTGTTGTTAGAAGTTCTGCAAATGTTCAGTCAAATGCTAAGACAAAAATGTCAACAATTCTACATGGAATACTATTATTAGTATCAGTTTTATCAATTCCGATGCTTTTAAATCATATTCCAAAATCAGTATTAGCAGCTATTCTAATCATTGTTGGATTTAAACTAGCAAAACCATCATTATTTAAAAAAATGTTCTCTTTAGGATGGACCCAATTTTTACCGTTCATTATAACAGTTGTTGTTATTGTTTTTACTAATTTGTTATACGGAATTTTTGCTGGTTTAGCGATAGGATTTATTGTAGTTTTAATTAAAAATTATCAAAACTCAGTATTTCTTCATAAAAAAGAGATTCAAGGATCTAATGTAATTGAAATGACTTTTGCAGAAGAAATATCATTTTTAAACAAAGCATCTATTAAAAAAGAATTATTTGATCTTCCTGACAATTCTACATTAGAATTAGATATTACAAAAACTAAATATTTAGATTATGATGTAGTTGAAATACTTGAAGACTTTATAATTCAAGCTAGAAATAAAAATATATTTATTCATTTAAAATCTGAAAGAGGAATTATTGATAATCCTGAAAGTTTTATAGAATTTTTTAAATTAAACAAAAAATCTTCCTAAGAATATGAAAACATTAAATAAAGAATTACAATCTCAAATTACTCCTAGAAAAGCATTAGAAATTTTAAAAGAAGGAAATCATAGATTCATAAATAATTTAAAAGCACATCGTAATTTATTAGAACAAGTAAATGATACTAGCGATGGACAATGGCCTTTTGCTACAATTTTAAGTTGTATTGATAGTAGAACTTCAGCAGAGTTAATTTTTGACCAAGGATTAGGAGATATATTTTCAGTAAGAATTGCTGGAAATATTGTAAACACAGACATACTTGGAAGTATGGAATTTGCTTGTAAAATTGCAGGTTCAAAATTAATTGTTGTTTTAGGACATACAAAATGTGGAGCTGTTAAAGGAGCGTGTGATCATGTAGAAATGGGGAATTTAACAGAACTATTATCAAAAATACAGCCAGCCGTTTATCAAGAAAGTCATACAAAGGAAAATAGAAATGCATCAAACTCTCAATTTGTAGAAAATGTTTCTGAAATAAATGTGAAGAGAAATGTTAAAAATATAATTGAAAGAAGTTACGTTTTAGAAAAAATGGTAGAAAATGGATCTATTGGTATAGTAGGTGCTATGCATAATATAGAAACAGGAGTAGTAACTTTTTATGATGAAGTAATGTATATTAAAGATGATCTAAATCCACAATTTTCACTTGATGATTTAAGATATTAATTTAATCATTTATCAAATATAATGATACTTTTTTATCATTATATTTGATAAATACCTATGAACCTATATTTATGAGTGATTTTTATAAAAAAATAATAGAAAATAATAAAAAATGGGTCGAAGATAAGTTAAAAATTGACCCAGAATTTTTCAATAATTTAGCAGAAGGTCAAAATCCACCATTATTATGGATTGGCTGTTCAGATAGTAGAGTTCCAGCAAATGAAATAATAGGAGCAGAAGCAGGAGAAGTTTTTGTACATAGAAATATTGCAAATATGGTTGTTCATTCCGACATGAATATGTTGAGCGTACTGGATTATGCCGTTAACGCTTTAAAAGTAAAACATGTAATTGTTTGCGGTCACTATGGTTGCGGAGGAGTTAAAGCTGCTATGGGAAATAGTTCAATTGGTATTATAGACAACTGGATTCGTCATATAAAAGATGTTTACCGTTTGAATCAAGCAGAATTGGATGGTATCGCAGATGAGAATACTCGTTTTAATCGATTTGTAGAACTAAACGTAAAAGAGCAAGTTTATGATTTAGCGAAAACATCAATTGTTCAAGCCGCTTGGAATAAAAACCAAAATTTAACAATTCACGGTTGGGTTTACGGATTGAACTCTGGATATGTAACAGATTTAGGCTTAAACTTTAGCTCAGATAAAGATTTAGATAATGTTTACCAGTTGAAATTCTAATCCTCTAAATTTTCATTAAAAGCAGAAGGTAATAATTGAGGAATATATTTTACCAAAATAGGCAGTAAAATGCCACCACCAGGAAGTAGAAAAATAGTTAATGAAGGTATTGTTTTACAAATATCTAATAACTGTTTTTTTACTTTTTTCTTTTCGTCATCACTTAAATCTTTCGATGTTGATTTTGCCAAAAGAAGCATCAATTCTTTACTCTCGCCAATTTCTTTCGTTAATCTTTTTTTATTTCGAGTGATCAGTTTTATAACTGTTGAGTTCGTCTGATTATAAAAATGCTTAATCGGATTTGAATCATTGAAATATGAAATACTTTTTTTATGATTTGTAATAAATGTATGAATATCAATTAAACTATCATTAATTAAAACATCAGAAATATCTATTTTAGTAGCAATTTCATTGATAAAAAAGATTTCATCCTTGTCTAATTTTTTATCACTCCAAAGAGCCATTAATACTAAATCAAAAAAATATAATTTTTCAAAATCATATTTTAAGAAATCAAAATCAAAATCATTTTTATTTATTAAATCTATTTGATTAACTTTTGAATAACGTAATGAATTTTCAAAAAGCTTAATTAATAATTCGTCTGCACTTGTTTTTTCTTTTTTCACACTTAGTGCAATGCAAACCATTTGAAAAATTTTCTTTTCAAAAACTTCAAAATACTTTTTAGAAAAGTCTTCATTATCAATAAAATTATGAAAAGCAATAACATCTAAAAAAAGTAATGCATTAGTAACAATATGGGAAAAACTTTTTGCAATAACATTCTGATTAGTTTGAATTCTATTAGAAATTATAGATTCAAGATGTAAGCTACTATTTTCTTCATTAGGAAAAAGCTTTTTTAAAAATAGATAATTATTTTTTTGTGTTGCTTTATAAAAAGTATTAATTAATTTTAAAAAATCTTCTTTAGAAGTAGAGTTTTTTTTAATAGAAAAGATACCAAATAATGCTTCTAAGAAAACAATTTTAGTAAGTTCATCATTTGATAAATTAATGTCTAAAAATTCGTCAAAAGTATCTGAAGAAACCGTATGACCATATATTATACCTGTTTTTCTTAACTTAAAATATAAGTCATTTGAATTTTCTATTTTTTCATTTTTAAGTTTCTCATTTAAAATGAAAAATTTATCTATCCAACCATTAATTGAAGGGTTTATCATTTGATTAAAATGTTTGAGCAAAGTTAAAAAAATCTCCAATCTATAGTATTAAATGTGCAAAAGTATTTATATATTGCTAAAAATATTTATTAATGAATTTCGCAATTATTATTACAATTAGTGTTTTGCTATTATTAGCATATGCTTTTACAATTAGTTCCTCAAAAACAAAAATACCTTCAGTTATTTTATTGTTACTTTTGGGATGGGTAGTGAAACAAGCTACAGACTTTTTTCATATTGTAATACCAGATTTAAATTCATTGTTACCTCTTTTTGGAACAATAGGGTTAGTTTTAATTGTATTAGAAGGTTCATTAGAACTAGAATTGAATAAAAGGAAAATACCATTTGTAGGAAAAACTTTTGTAACAGCTATTATTCCATTGTTTATTACTGCTTTTTTAATTGGACATTTTTTCTATTATTTTTTAGATTCTAGCTATAAAGACGGATTAATTAATGCTATTCCACTAT
It includes:
- the mnmD gene encoding tRNA (5-methylaminomethyl-2-thiouridine)(34)-methyltransferase MnmD, whose amino-acid sequence is MKREIIITKDGSTTIHLPDWNETYHSKFGAIQEAEHVFIKNGLDLFKESNISILEIGFGTGLNAFITLLEAEKRKQIINYVGVEAYPVLNEEIKSLNYSKELKVEEKQELFIKLHETEWEKENLITKNFLLKKRKQFFDKIDDVDTFDLIYFDAFGFRVQPELWSEEIFDKMYKALKKGGVLVTYACRSSIKNAMLSVGFTIEKLPGAPGKREMLRAKK
- a CDS encoding SulP family inorganic anion transporter: MFKYLKNDIPSSIVVFFVALPLCLGIALASDAPPLSGLISGIIGGIIVGLISKSRIGVSGPAAGLAAIVASAISSLGSFELFLSAVVLAGIIQIIFGIIKMGVIGYYFPDSVIKGMLTGIGIIIILKQIPHFFGYDLEAEGADSFFSKSGENTFSAILHIVDNITLGSMIIGFLGLFIILFWDNILSKKHAFFKVIQGSLIAVFVGTVIQVIFSTTKDFLIEGKHLVQVPIPDKVTDFVDFISFPDFSQIFSTEVLVIAFTLALVASLETLLSVEASDKLDPEKNITPTNRELFAQGIGNIASGLIGGLPITQVVVRSSANVQSNAKTKMSTILHGILLLVSVLSIPMLLNHIPKSVLAAILIIVGFKLAKPSLFKKMFSLGWTQFLPFIITVVVIVFTNLLYGIFAGLAIGFIVVLIKNYQNSVFLHKKEIQGSNVIEMTFAEEISFLNKASIKKELFDLPDNSTLELDITKTKYLDYDVVEILEDFIIQARNKNIFIHLKSERGIIDNPESFIEFFKLNKKSS
- a CDS encoding pyrophosphohydrolase domain-containing protein, coding for MKKQLEAVKLFHTTYGLGVSNEIKADLGEQKNKLRFELMKEENEEYLEAVENNDIIEIADALGDMLYILCGTILEHGLQHKIEEVFDEIQRSNMSKLGEDGKPIYREDGKVMKGPNYFKPNFEVILK
- a CDS encoding LETM1-related biofilm-associated protein, which encodes MINPSINGWIDKFFILNEKLKNEKIENSNDLYFKLRKTGIIYGHTVSSDTFDEFLDINLSNDELTKIVFLEALFGIFSIKKNSTSKEDFLKLINTFYKATQKNNYLFLKKLFPNEENSSLHLESIISNRIQTNQNVIAKSFSHIVTNALLFLDVIAFHNFIDNEDFSKKYFEVFEKKIFQMVCIALSVKKEKTSADELLIKLFENSLRYSKVNQIDLINKNDFDFDFLKYDFEKLYFFDLVLMALWSDKKLDKDEIFFINEIATKIDISDVLINDSLIDIHTFITNHKKSISYFNDSNPIKHFYNQTNSTVIKLITRNKKRLTKEIGESKELMLLLAKSTSKDLSDDEKKKVKKQLLDICKTIPSLTIFLLPGGGILLPILVKYIPQLLPSAFNENLED
- a CDS encoding carbonic anhydrase family protein, which translates into the protein MKTLNKELQSQITPRKALEILKEGNHRFINNLKAHRNLLEQVNDTSDGQWPFATILSCIDSRTSAELIFDQGLGDIFSVRIAGNIVNTDILGSMEFACKIAGSKLIVVLGHTKCGAVKGACDHVEMGNLTELLSKIQPAVYQESHTKENRNASNSQFVENVSEINVKRNVKNIIERSYVLEKMVENGSIGIVGAMHNIETGVVTFYDEVMYIKDDLNPQFSLDDLRY
- the can gene encoding carbonate dehydratase; this encodes MSDFYKKIIENNKKWVEDKLKIDPEFFNNLAEGQNPPLLWIGCSDSRVPANEIIGAEAGEVFVHRNIANMVVHSDMNMLSVLDYAVNALKVKHVIVCGHYGCGGVKAAMGNSSIGIIDNWIRHIKDVYRLNQAELDGIADENTRFNRFVELNVKEQVYDLAKTSIVQAAWNKNQNLTIHGWVYGLNSGYVTDLGLNFSSDKDLDNVYQLKF
- a CDS encoding DUF4920 domain-containing protein — translated: MKKIVCFIAFAFLIISCQDKKDINTAKEIVENQISYATFGDSIAADGAISKEEMLEKFKTLKEGDTIDVKFSSKIEEVCQKKGCWMKLNLADDNSTFVKFKDYAFFVPKNAQEKEAIVNGKAFVSVESVDDLKHYAKDAGKSQEAIDSITEPKVRYSFMADGVLIVK
- a CDS encoding Dps family protein: MKTNILGLSVKDSEVLINELNLLLSNFQVYYQNLRGLHWNIRGKRFFDLHVKFEEFYNDSQLKIDLIAERVLTLGGTPLHTFSDYISNSKIQVGKNISKDEIAVQLVIDSLAELLAIERAILNLSGDMNDEGTNSMMSDFIAEQEKTIWMLNAWMEDSI
- a CDS encoding branched-chain amino acid aminotransferase, with protein sequence MDIKTLENIDINLASISKINEVDFENLTFGNTFTDHMLICDYENGVWQKPVIQPYAPFTIDPSAKVFHYGQAIFEGMKAYKDERDDVWLFRPDQNFERFNKSATRMAMPEVPEDVFMGGLKRLLEIEKNWVKKGNGNSLYIRPFMIATGKGVVAAPAVFYRFMIILSPAKSYYSGEVKVLIAEHFSRAANGGIGAAKAAGNYSAQFYPTKLANEKGYQQIIWTDDATHTKLEEAGTMNVFFRINDTLYTAPTSERILDGITRKSIIELAKRENINVDVRPVLVDELIDAAKNGTLKEIFGAGTAAVINPIVGFSYKEDYFELPKIEKSFALDLKEKLTNIQYKVAEDTFGWTVKI
- a CDS encoding LysR substrate-binding domain-containing protein — translated: MTITQLYYVLAVAEHKNFTLAAEKCFVTQPTLSMQIQKLEDELDILIFDRSKKPILLTEIGEKIVKQAKNIVNEAGRIKDIVDQQKGYIGGEFKVGIIPTIMPTLLPMFLNNFISKYPKVNLVIEENTTEDIIKKLKNGHLDCAIAATPLEEDNIKEIVLYYEPFVAYVPDNHSVLEKAEIEISDLDMDNILLLQDGHCFRNGILNLCKNNKFFNDNHFQLESGSFETLIKLADEGLGTTLLPYLHTLDLNEKNKLKLKHFSNPKPAREVSLIYPKNELKIHIINALRDTISGVVRGAIAFHDVEIISPKSKK